A window of the Cloacibacillus sp. An23 genome harbors these coding sequences:
- a CDS encoding YadA-like family protein, translated as MKKSLKCFIALITTASLVSISSAAGAASYDEGGGNATGLDSLAIGIGTLASNRYANSIGYYAQATGEYSSAYGVYAKATGNYSVAIGRYVTASGSEAMAFGGNNTAANGEYSFAGGREAIANGKYSTALGNNVKAGSMSTDEGNTAIGYNVTTSGRYSTGVGHSITVEGIESSAFGRNLKATGDYSLAVGHSSSATNERSTAIGYSAESTGSDALAVGVSAKAKSTYSVAYGYYSQVGETAANSVAVGYRASVRDGAGNSSAFGNEATVDRASSNSLAIGYKAKVNMGLTNAVAIGSNAVASESNTISIGSSTTQRRLVNLMAGRADTDAVNVSQLKGLNDLLGGSTLTGGKWGEKFKVGEDEYDSVADAISSLAGGSDNSVLYDGDDKSAVTLGGTNGTTIDKVAAGNIASGSMQAVNGGQLFTTNTNLSNLGASIADAFGGDFKFENGALTGGITYGDETTIQGAFDSIRDELDKLSEGWTFNPVDDSQQSGGAGTGDGAGTPPASSTIKPGDSLTVNAGDDINITQNGDKDYTISVDPALREEIEEGYTAADDALKMEITEAYKDADKKLEASITEAYQQADSELKAGIDKNAATIGEIGSVLGGAENGYKKPMFDTVTANDINVGKINISGSGINMGGADINTGGGNIDMGGGRITNLAPGAIAPGSTDAVTGGQLWEAYNRMDDLGERINVVGAHAAALSGLHPIQYDPYEPTTLSAAVGAYRDEYAVAVGVFHYVRENVLFNMGASLCSDGDIMGRMGVSFAVGRSSDKPKVAATIGGLRKQVLEMQKELEGLRTARSENKAIKAELASLREKNESSEKALSELATLREKNERSEKALRENEKIMKQNAELIKELMKRLEAKK; from the coding sequence ATGAAAAAATCATTGAAATGCTTCATTGCTTTGATAACTACGGCAAGCCTCGTCTCCATATCAAGCGCGGCAGGCGCGGCCTCGTATGACGAGGGAGGCGGGAACGCCACAGGACTCGATTCGCTTGCGATAGGCATAGGAACGCTCGCATCCAACAGATACGCCAACTCCATCGGCTACTATGCACAGGCTACGGGAGAGTACAGCTCCGCATACGGAGTTTATGCAAAAGCGACAGGCAATTACAGCGTAGCAATCGGGCGTTACGTTACAGCAAGCGGCAGCGAAGCTATGGCGTTCGGAGGCAACAATACCGCAGCAAACGGAGAGTACAGTTTCGCCGGCGGGCGTGAGGCGATTGCGAACGGGAAGTACAGCACAGCTCTCGGAAACAATGTCAAGGCAGGCAGTATGTCAACCGACGAAGGCAACACCGCGATAGGCTACAACGTAACGACCTCCGGAAGATACAGCACCGGCGTCGGACACAGCATAACAGTCGAAGGCATAGAAAGCTCGGCGTTCGGGCGCAACCTCAAGGCTACCGGAGATTACAGCCTCGCCGTCGGACATTCGTCAAGCGCTACAAATGAACGCAGTACAGCAATAGGATACAGTGCTGAGTCAACGGGCTCAGACGCCCTCGCCGTCGGGGTAAGTGCAAAGGCTAAATCAACGTACAGCGTGGCTTACGGTTATTACTCACAGGTAGGAGAGACGGCGGCAAACAGCGTTGCGGTTGGATACAGGGCAAGCGTGAGAGACGGAGCCGGCAACAGCTCCGCATTCGGCAACGAAGCGACCGTAGACCGAGCGTCTTCAAACAGTTTGGCCATCGGCTACAAGGCAAAGGTAAACATGGGGCTTACGAACGCTGTCGCGATAGGAAGCAACGCCGTCGCATCGGAGTCGAACACAATATCGATAGGCAGCAGCACCACTCAACGCCGCCTCGTCAACCTCATGGCAGGCAGGGCCGACACCGACGCGGTGAACGTGAGCCAGCTCAAAGGTTTGAACGACCTGCTCGGCGGTTCTACGCTTACTGGCGGTAAATGGGGCGAGAAGTTCAAAGTCGGCGAAGATGAGTACGACAGCGTAGCCGACGCGATATCGTCTCTCGCGGGCGGTTCCGACAACTCCGTCCTCTACGACGGCGACGATAAATCCGCCGTTACGCTCGGCGGTACGAACGGCACGACGATAGACAAGGTCGCGGCTGGAAATATCGCAAGCGGCAGTATGCAGGCTGTCAACGGCGGTCAGCTTTTCACAACGAATACCAATTTATCAAACCTCGGCGCAAGCATCGCTGACGCTTTCGGCGGAGATTTCAAATTTGAAAACGGAGCACTTACCGGCGGCATAACCTACGGAGATGAAACCACGATACAGGGCGCGTTCGACAGCATACGCGACGAGCTGGACAAGCTCTCCGAGGGCTGGACGTTCAACCCTGTCGACGATTCTCAGCAGTCCGGCGGCGCGGGAACAGGCGACGGCGCTGGAACTCCTCCGGCATCTTCGACAATCAAACCGGGCGACAGTCTGACGGTCAATGCCGGCGACGATATCAATATCACGCAGAACGGCGACAAGGATTACACAATCAGCGTAGACCCGGCTCTGCGCGAGGAAATCGAGGAGGGCTACACAGCCGCCGACGACGCTCTGAAAATGGAGATAACAGAAGCATACAAGGATGCGGATAAAAAGCTCGAAGCCAGTATTACCGAAGCCTACCAACAGGCCGATTCAGAGCTGAAGGCAGGCATCGACAAGAACGCCGCGACGATTGGGGAGATCGGCTCCGTCCTTGGCGGCGCGGAGAACGGGTATAAAAAGCCGATGTTCGACACGGTGACGGCAAACGATATAAACGTCGGCAAAATCAATATCTCCGGCTCCGGCATCAACATGGGCGGCGCGGATATAAATACCGGCGGCGGCAACATCGATATGGGCGGCGGCAGGATAACGAACCTCGCGCCCGGCGCGATAGCACCGGGAAGCACCGACGCTGTGACGGGCGGACAGCTCTGGGAGGCCTATAACCGCATGGACGACCTCGGCGAGCGCATCAACGTAGTCGGAGCGCACGCGGCGGCGCTGTCCGGCCTGCATCCGATACAGTACGACCCGTACGAACCGACGACGCTTTCGGCCGCGGTCGGTGCGTACCGCGACGAGTACGCGGTCGCGGTCGGCGTGTTCCATTACGTGCGCGAGAACGTGCTCTTCAACATGGGCGCGTCGCTCTGCTCCGACGGCGACATAATGGGCCGCATGGGCGTGAGCTTCGCGGTCGGCAGGTCGTCCGACAAGCCGAAGGTGGCGGCCACGATAGGCGGCCTGCGCAAACAAGTGCTCGAGATGCAGAAGGAGCTCGAAGGGCTGCGCACCGCGCGCTCCGAGAACAAGGCGATAAAGGCCGAACTTGCCTCCCTGCGCGAGAAGAACGAAAGCAGCGAAAAAGCTCTGAGCGAACTGGCAACCCTGCGTGAAAAGAACGAACGCAGCGAAAAGGCCCTGCGCGAGAACGAAAAGATAATGAAGCAGAACGCGGAGCTGATAAAGGAACTGATGAAGCGGTTGGAGGCGAAGAAGTAG
- a CDS encoding anaerobic ribonucleoside-triphosphate reductase activating protein — MQNEIDFAAGGYLPASFLDWEAHVSAVIFCLGCNFRCPWCHNGGLALGEGERLDLGKILADIKRRAAFLDGIVISGGEPTLWPGLPALARAIRELGLPVKLDTNGSRPDVIAALLGEGLVEHVAMDVKAPLDAAAYRRLTGVEADVEKIRASVELVKGRAPSYEFRTTYVPPLHTDEDMLALREELRGEPWFVQCFKPNGCLDANFLSAAPARAEELRRLLPGAEIRG; from the coding sequence ATGCAGAACGAAATAGATTTCGCGGCGGGGGGATACCTCCCCGCCTCTTTTTTGGACTGGGAGGCGCACGTCAGCGCAGTCATATTCTGCCTCGGCTGCAACTTCCGCTGCCCGTGGTGCCACAACGGCGGGCTCGCGCTCGGAGAGGGCGAAAGGCTCGACCTCGGTAAAATTTTGGCCGATATAAAAAGGCGCGCAGCCTTCCTCGACGGCATAGTGATAAGCGGAGGCGAGCCCACGCTTTGGCCGGGGCTTCCGGCGCTCGCGCGCGCGATAAGGGAACTCGGCCTTCCCGTCAAGCTCGACACCAACGGCTCGCGCCCAGATGTCATAGCGGCGCTGCTCGGCGAAGGTTTGGTCGAACACGTGGCGATGGACGTGAAAGCGCCGCTAGACGCCGCGGCCTACAGGCGGCTGACCGGCGTCGAAGCCGATGTCGAAAAAATCCGCGCCTCGGTGGAGCTCGTCAAAGGCCGCGCGCCCTCCTACGAGTTCCGCACGACATACGTCCCGCCGCTGCACACGGACGAAGACATGCTCGCGCTGCGCGAAGAGCTGCGCGGCGAGCCGTGGTTCGTCCAGTGCTTCAAGCCTAACGGCTGCCTCGACGCTAATTTCCTATCCGCCGCGCCCGCGCGCGCGGAAGAACTTCGCCGCCTCCTGCCCGGCGCAGAAATACGCGGCTGA
- the nrdD gene encoding anaerobic ribonucleoside-triphosphate reductase, whose amino-acid sequence MDNEIKTFGRQERLFSGGGESTDLALMVDALAQEERSPWDASRIRDALMVEAGVDPATAESIALEVEEELLKYGRTKVTTSIIREMVNVKLFQRGLDAKLADHSRIGLPVHDLETMMFNRNKENSNTSHNPESINLSIAEMVLKEYALTKVFSKDVADAHLKGDIHLHDLGMVNRPYCSGQSVAYPARYGLNIPSITSVSNPAKHADVLLAHMLKMTSVLQNHFAGAIGWDAVNMFFAPYTVGWSYEQYRQLAQQLIFEFNQLAGGRGGQVAFTDINLYYEIPNHFRDVPAIGPGGKFTGKTYADYAPEAKMFLRALFDVYMSGDSRGQPFFFPKPLLHITDYFFKEDGWEEFLNLACTLSSEKGNTYFVFDRGGVAKLSECCRLSFELTPEDLDEAKHPWKMRYCALQNVTLNLPRAAYKAAGDDELLFDIIDAEMELAAKAHLQKRAFIKSILDLGEKGPLAALCVSHDDEPYLRMRKASHLIGILGLNEMVQAMTGCQLHESEEAEKLGRAVIQYMDLKCQQLSERLGLKIVLEQTPAESTALRFAKLDLRAYPEEAKKYVKGDLESGEIYYTNSTHLNYKLAQDPIDKVMREGALHPMIKAGAITHVWMGEHKPDPRALASFVIKTFKYSENAQVAFSPEFTICNECSHMERGLSDHCELCGSEDVDGITRVTGYFTRISSWNAGKRGELKDRARTPVGAPK is encoded by the coding sequence ATGGATAACGAGATAAAGACATTCGGCCGTCAGGAACGGCTTTTCAGCGGCGGCGGGGAATCGACCGACCTCGCGCTGATGGTGGACGCGCTCGCTCAGGAAGAGCGCTCGCCGTGGGACGCGAGCCGCATCCGCGACGCGCTTATGGTGGAGGCCGGCGTAGATCCGGCGACGGCGGAGAGCATAGCGCTCGAGGTCGAGGAGGAGCTGCTCAAATACGGGCGCACGAAAGTGACGACCTCGATAATCCGCGAGATGGTCAACGTCAAGCTGTTCCAGCGCGGCCTCGACGCGAAGCTCGCCGACCACTCGCGCATAGGGCTTCCCGTCCACGACCTCGAGACGATGATGTTCAATAGGAACAAGGAAAACAGCAACACGAGCCACAACCCCGAGTCTATAAACCTTTCGATCGCGGAGATGGTGCTCAAGGAATACGCGCTGACGAAGGTCTTTTCGAAGGACGTCGCAGACGCGCACCTGAAGGGCGACATACACCTGCACGACCTCGGCATGGTGAACCGCCCGTACTGCTCGGGGCAGAGCGTCGCCTACCCCGCGCGCTACGGCCTCAACATCCCGTCGATAACCAGCGTCTCGAACCCGGCGAAGCACGCCGACGTGCTGCTCGCGCACATGCTCAAGATGACCTCCGTGCTGCAGAACCACTTCGCCGGTGCGATAGGCTGGGACGCGGTCAACATGTTCTTCGCGCCCTACACGGTCGGCTGGAGCTACGAGCAGTACCGCCAGCTCGCGCAGCAGCTCATCTTCGAGTTCAACCAGCTCGCGGGCGGACGCGGCGGGCAGGTCGCCTTCACCGACATCAACCTTTACTATGAAATCCCGAACCACTTCCGCGACGTGCCCGCTATAGGGCCTGGCGGCAAATTCACCGGAAAGACATACGCCGACTACGCGCCCGAGGCGAAGATGTTCCTGCGCGCGCTCTTCGACGTCTACATGAGCGGCGACAGCCGCGGGCAGCCTTTCTTCTTCCCGAAGCCGCTGCTCCACATCACCGACTACTTCTTCAAGGAAGATGGCTGGGAAGAGTTCCTCAACCTCGCCTGCACTCTCTCGTCGGAGAAAGGCAACACCTATTTCGTATTCGACCGCGGCGGCGTCGCGAAGCTCTCCGAATGCTGCCGCCTCTCCTTCGAGCTGACGCCGGAGGATCTCGACGAGGCGAAGCACCCGTGGAAGATGCGCTACTGCGCGCTGCAGAACGTCACGCTGAACCTGCCGCGCGCCGCCTACAAGGCCGCGGGCGACGACGAGCTGCTCTTCGACATAATCGACGCGGAGATGGAGCTCGCGGCGAAAGCGCACCTTCAGAAGCGCGCCTTCATAAAGAGCATACTCGACCTCGGCGAGAAGGGGCCGCTCGCCGCGCTCTGCGTCTCGCACGACGACGAGCCGTATCTGCGTATGCGCAAGGCGAGCCACCTGATAGGCATCCTCGGCCTCAACGAGATGGTGCAGGCGATGACCGGCTGCCAGCTCCACGAGAGCGAGGAGGCGGAGAAGCTCGGCCGCGCCGTCATACAGTACATGGACCTCAAGTGCCAGCAGCTCTCCGAGCGTCTCGGCCTCAAGATAGTGCTCGAACAGACGCCCGCAGAGAGCACGGCGCTGCGCTTCGCGAAGCTCGACCTGCGCGCCTACCCGGAAGAGGCGAAGAAATACGTCAAAGGCGACCTCGAAAGCGGCGAGATATACTACACGAACAGCACGCACCTCAACTACAAGCTCGCGCAGGACCCGATAGACAAGGTCATGCGCGAAGGGGCGCTGCACCCGATGATAAAGGCCGGGGCCATCACTCACGTCTGGATGGGCGAGCACAAGCCCGACCCGAGGGCGCTCGCCTCGTTCGTCATAAAGACCTTCAAATATTCGGAGAACGCTCAGGTGGCCTTCAGCCCCGAGTTCACGATATGCAACGAATGCAGCCACATGGAGCGCGGCCTTAGCGACCACTGCGAGCTCTGCGGCTCGGAGGACGTGGACGGCATCACGCGCGTTACGGGATATTTCACGCGCATATCCTCGTGGAACGCCGGCAAGCGCGGCGAGCTTAAAGACCGCGCGCGCACGCCGGTAGGAGCGCCGAAGTAG
- the nrdR gene encoding transcriptional regulator NrdR encodes MRCPVCGAPETRVIETRSADEGRVNRRRRECPECQNRFTTYERLEEKSFLWVVKKDGRRESFDREKLIRGFQHACEKLPVSLDTLEAAAARIEEEIRASGQGEVATTQLGEMASDELKKINKVAYVRFASVYREFTDVSSFTNEIARLLEDKEAHRNG; translated from the coding sequence ATGAGATGTCCCGTGTGCGGAGCGCCGGAGACCAGGGTCATAGAGACGCGGAGCGCCGACGAGGGACGCGTCAACCGGAGGCGGCGCGAGTGCCCAGAGTGCCAGAACCGTTTCACAACATACGAGCGGCTCGAGGAAAAGAGCTTCCTCTGGGTCGTCAAGAAGGACGGACGGCGCGAGTCGTTCGACAGGGAGAAGCTCATACGCGGCTTCCAGCACGCCTGCGAGAAGCTGCCGGTGTCGCTCGACACGCTTGAAGCGGCGGCGGCGCGCATAGAAGAGGAGATACGAGCCTCGGGGCAGGGCGAGGTCGCCACGACGCAGCTCGGCGAGATGGCCTCGGACGAGCTCAAGAAAATCAACAAAGTCGCATACGTGCGATTCGCGTCCGTTTACAGGGAATTCACCGACGTCTCAAGCTTCACGAACGAGATAGCCAGACTTTTGGAGGATAAGGAGGCGCACCGCAATGGATAA
- a CDS encoding D-serine ammonia-lyase, whose product MDKEQIKKLVEENPAVKALAEEREVFWLNPKLEKFDDARGSLPLSMADVDDAEARLARFAPFIMKKFPETAAARGIIESELREIPSMKRRLAGKYGADVEGRLLLKMDGDLPIAGSIKARGGIYEVLKHTEELALEHGLLRDGDSYEKLASDEARKFFSQYTMQVGSTGNLGLSIGIMSAAVGYNAVVHMSADAREWKKALLRSHGVKVIEYETDYSEAVKQGRALSDADPKSYFVDDENSKDLFLGYAVAAKRLVPQLAALGVTADAGHPLFVYLPCGVGGAPGGVTFGLKQVFGDAVHCFFVEPTQAPCMLLGMASGLHSGIAVKDIGLTGLTHADGLAVGRASGFVGRVMEPLLSGDMTLCDAKLYEYMRDLLETENIFIEPSSCAAFEGPALLGRAEAWREYIEKHGLADKMKNAAHIAWATGGRLVPEDIRKEYIATRLA is encoded by the coding sequence ATGGATAAGGAACAGATCAAGAAGCTCGTCGAGGAAAACCCGGCGGTGAAAGCTCTCGCCGAAGAGCGCGAGGTATTCTGGCTCAACCCGAAGCTTGAGAAATTCGACGACGCGCGCGGATCTCTGCCGCTCTCCATGGCGGACGTCGACGACGCGGAGGCGCGGCTCGCGCGATTCGCGCCGTTTATAATGAAGAAATTTCCGGAGACGGCGGCGGCTCGCGGAATCATCGAGTCCGAGCTGCGCGAGATCCCGTCGATGAAGCGCCGCCTCGCCGGCAAGTACGGCGCGGACGTCGAGGGCCGCCTGCTGCTGAAGATGGACGGCGACCTGCCGATAGCCGGCTCGATAAAGGCGCGCGGCGGCATCTACGAGGTGCTCAAACACACGGAGGAGCTTGCGCTCGAGCACGGGCTGCTCAGGGACGGCGATTCGTACGAAAAGCTCGCCTCGGACGAAGCTCGGAAATTTTTCTCACAGTACACGATGCAGGTCGGTTCTACCGGAAATCTCGGCCTCAGCATAGGCATCATGAGCGCCGCCGTAGGCTACAACGCAGTCGTCCACATGTCCGCCGACGCGCGCGAGTGGAAAAAGGCGCTGCTGCGCAGCCACGGCGTAAAAGTGATCGAGTACGAGACGGACTACAGCGAAGCGGTCAAACAGGGGCGCGCGCTCTCCGACGCAGACCCGAAGAGCTATTTTGTAGACGACGAGAACTCGAAAGACCTCTTCCTCGGCTACGCGGTCGCGGCGAAGCGCCTTGTGCCGCAGCTCGCGGCGCTCGGCGTAACTGCGGACGCCGGTCATCCGCTCTTCGTCTACCTGCCGTGCGGCGTCGGCGGAGCGCCGGGCGGCGTGACATTCGGGCTGAAGCAGGTCTTCGGCGACGCCGTGCACTGCTTCTTCGTCGAGCCGACGCAGGCTCCGTGCATGCTGCTCGGCATGGCCAGCGGCCTGCACAGCGGCATAGCGGTCAAGGATATAGGGCTGACGGGGCTGACGCACGCGGACGGCCTCGCCGTCGGGCGCGCCTCGGGCTTCGTCGGCCGCGTTATGGAGCCGCTGCTCTCCGGCGACATGACGCTCTGCGACGCGAAGCTCTACGAATATATGCGCGACCTGCTTGAGACGGAAAACATATTCATAGAGCCGAGCTCGTGCGCCGCGTTCGAAGGACCCGCTCTTCTCGGGCGCGCGGAAGCGTGGCGCGAGTACATAGAAAAACACGGCCTTGCGGACAAAATGAAGAATGCTGCGCACATCGCGTGGGCGACGGGAGGCCGCCTCGTCCCCGAAGATATAAGGAAGGAATATATAGCGACGCGCCTGGCGTAA
- a CDS encoding electron transfer flavoprotein subunit beta/FixA family protein — protein sequence MRIAVLIKQVPAVDTVKIDEKTGTMIRDGVEAELNPLDLHAVEAAVRIKESRPEGEVEITAVTMGPPAALKAVRYAIAMGCDKGLLLSDRKFGGADTLATARTLSRALLKAGPFDLLFAGERATDGETGQVGPACAALMGVSVLSYVSAIDELTEDCVRVTRAVEGGHETVEAPLPAIVIPVKEMNIPRLCTLGGKLRAKAAEIPAETADDLGMDGSETGLAGSATQVVRVTYPKVTRHGRRINAADGLESAIDEIMKVLEDKNCLEAAI from the coding sequence TTGCGTATAGCAGTATTGATAAAACAGGTGCCGGCGGTCGATACCGTCAAGATAGACGAGAAGACCGGCACGATGATACGCGACGGCGTCGAGGCGGAGCTGAATCCGCTCGACCTTCACGCGGTCGAGGCCGCCGTCCGCATAAAGGAGTCGCGCCCCGAGGGCGAGGTCGAGATAACGGCCGTGACCATGGGGCCGCCAGCCGCGCTCAAGGCGGTGCGCTACGCGATAGCGATGGGATGCGACAAGGGGCTGCTGCTTTCCGACAGGAAGTTCGGCGGCGCAGACACCCTCGCGACGGCGCGCACTCTCTCGCGCGCGCTGCTCAAGGCCGGACCGTTCGACCTGCTCTTCGCCGGAGAGCGCGCGACCGACGGCGAGACGGGACAGGTCGGCCCGGCCTGCGCCGCGCTGATGGGCGTCTCCGTGCTCTCATACGTCAGCGCTATAGACGAACTGACGGAGGACTGCGTCCGCGTCACGCGCGCGGTCGAGGGCGGCCACGAGACTGTCGAAGCTCCTCTGCCGGCGATAGTGATTCCCGTCAAGGAGATGAACATCCCTCGCCTCTGCACGCTCGGCGGCAAGCTGCGCGCTAAGGCCGCCGAGATACCGGCGGAGACGGCCGACGACCTCGGCATGGACGGCTCGGAGACGGGGCTCGCCGGCTCGGCGACGCAGGTCGTGCGCGTCACATATCCGAAGGTGACGCGCCACGGGCGCAGGATAAACGCCGCGGACGGCCTGGAATCCGCGATAGACGAAATAATGAAAGTTCTTGAAGATAAAAACTGTTTGGAGGCGGCGATATGA
- a CDS encoding electron transfer flavoprotein subunit alpha/FixB family protein translates to MNGGEVWTLAEVRGGEIHPVSRELLAWGRELADALGAPLASVVMGSGVAEAAPLLAAYGADKVYVADEPEFEHFKADIACAALAELIEEYKPSILIASATTQGRTVMPMLSARLGCGLTADCTELAIDPESKRLVQTRPAIGGNVMADIKTKGRDPQMCTVRPKSKRPLAPDGSRAVELVRFTPASDIMRSMIKFIGFDAEKSVGLPLQEAEIIVAGGKGMKNAKNFAKLEELAELLGGTVGASRMAVDLGWAPYSAQVGLSGKSVTPRLYLAFGISGAVQHIAGMSGAETVIAVNTDPEAPIFRVADLAVQGDAMEVLNALVSAVKKFKGVK, encoded by the coding sequence ATGAACGGCGGCGAAGTCTGGACATTGGCGGAGGTGCGCGGCGGGGAGATACATCCCGTGTCGCGCGAACTGCTCGCGTGGGGACGCGAACTCGCCGACGCGCTCGGCGCGCCTCTCGCGAGCGTCGTTATGGGAAGCGGCGTCGCCGAGGCGGCGCCTCTGCTCGCGGCCTACGGCGCGGACAAGGTCTACGTCGCCGACGAGCCGGAATTTGAGCATTTCAAGGCCGACATAGCCTGCGCGGCGCTCGCCGAACTCATAGAGGAATACAAGCCGTCGATACTGATAGCATCGGCCACGACGCAGGGACGCACAGTAATGCCGATGCTCAGCGCGCGCCTCGGCTGCGGCCTCACCGCCGACTGCACGGAGCTCGCCATCGACCCGGAAAGCAAGCGCCTCGTGCAGACGCGCCCGGCGATAGGAGGCAACGTCATGGCCGACATCAAGACGAAGGGGCGCGACCCGCAGATGTGCACCGTGCGCCCGAAGTCGAAGCGCCCGCTCGCGCCGGACGGCTCGCGCGCCGTCGAGCTCGTGCGCTTCACTCCCGCCTCCGACATTATGCGCTCTATGATAAAGTTCATCGGCTTCGACGCGGAAAAGAGCGTCGGCCTGCCGCTGCAGGAGGCGGAAATAATAGTCGCCGGCGGCAAAGGAATGAAAAACGCCAAAAACTTCGCGAAGCTCGAAGAGTTGGCGGAGCTGCTCGGCGGCACCGTCGGGGCATCGCGCATGGCTGTTGATCTCGGCTGGGCCCCATACTCGGCGCAGGTCGGACTCTCAGGCAAATCCGTAACGCCGCGCCTCTACCTCGCTTTCGGAATATCCGGCGCGGTGCAGCACATAGCGGGAATGTCGGGAGCGGAAACGGTGATAGCGGTCAACACCGACCCCGAAGCGCCGATATTCCGAGTCGCCGACCTCGCGGTGCAGGGCGACGCGATGGAAGTGCTGAACGCGCTCGTCTCCGCCGTCAAAAAATTCAAGGGCGTGAAATAA